TCGACGCCGCCGTCGCGGCCGGCTGCGACGGGATCGGGCTCGCCGACCACTGTCTCCTCGCCGGCGACGCGCACGGTCGCCGCGACCGGTTCGATCTGGTCGAAACCTACGAGCAGCGACGCGAACGGATCGACGGCCTGCGCGAGGGGTACGAGATCGACGTATTCGATGCCGTCGAGTTCAACTACGTTCCCGGAACCGAATCACAAATCGACTCCTTCCTCTCGGACGCGGCCTTCGAGTACGCGATCGGGAGCGTCCACTTCGTCGACGGCTGTGATATCACGTCGGCGGCCACTGTCGCGACCCGCTCCCGCGATGAGCGACGGGCCACCGTCGACGCCTACTACGACGCGGTCGTTCAGTTGATCGAATCGGAGCTGTTCGACGTCGTCGGCCATGTCGATCTCCCGGAGCGCCTCGAGCCGCTTCGCGGTCTCACGACGGACGCCCACTACCGAGCCGTCGCGGACGCGCTTGCGACCTCGTCGACCGTGCCGGAACTCAACGCCGGTCGAGCGCGTCGCGGACTGGGGCGGCTGCATCCGAACCCCGACGCCCTCGAGCTATTCACCGATCGGGACATCGCGTTCGTGCTGGGAACGGACGGCCATACGCCTCGAGAGGTCCGCGATCGGGTCGAGGTGTTGCGGGCGTTCGTCCGCGACCGACCGAGCCTCGACCTCGCGTTGCCGCCGATTGGCTCGCGTTCGTAACGGGCGGTCGACGACCCGGAACCCGACCGTCGCGTCCGGCGACCCAACTGCTGCGTGCGGCGTCAGGTCACTGCTCCGGCTCGACCTCGGAGAGGGGATTCGAAACGGTGCCGTGCTCGATCGCATGGGGCCGCTCGGGGCGGTCGCCATAGCCGATATCGATCATCCGGTTGCGGTTCAGGGTCAGCTTCGGGAACGTTGGCTCGAGCAGGTCGAACAGTTCGAACCGCTCCTCGAGCTCGGGGAACCGATCGTGGTAGTCCTTGATTGCGGTCCGGACCTGTCCCCAGAACTCGTCCTCCGAGTAGTCATGATGCCGAGCTAGCAGGTCCGCGAGATAGCGGTAGACGCCGACGAACAGCCCGTAGACGACGAACAGGCGCAGTTCTTCCGGCGGCACGGAGAGGAGGACATCCTCGAGCTCCTCGGGAAGCCCCTGGAGCTCCTCGAGCGGTGCCTCGGCGACGTTGACGTCGTCGACGAAGTCCTTGACGGCGAGCCGGGACGGCCGATCGTCCTCGAGGACGAGGATCGTGTTCTCGCCGTGGGGCGAGAACGCGGTCCCATACCGGTAGAGGTAGTGCAGCAGCGGCGGGAGCATCGTTTCGAACAGCTCGTCCAGCCAGGCCGACAGCGACAGGTCGGAGCGCTCGACCAGTTTCGAGATCACCGGTTCGCCGTCCTCAACGTGCAGCAGCGATGAGAGGGTCATCGCCCGCTCGCCGTCGTCGATGAGGTCCGTGACGCTCTCGCGCCAGACACAGCCCAGTAATTCGTTGTACTGGTAGGCCGGGGCCTCGAGCGAGTCGAACGTCGGGTGATCGAAGTTTACGCCCGCGATTTCGCCGGGCAGGACGACCTCGCACTCGTCGCGCAGGAACGGGTCC
This genomic stretch from Natrinema sp. SYSU A 869 harbors:
- a CDS encoding PHP domain-containing protein, with product MPERRTARQQRQDDGDEPTTRESSAWYDCHAHTRFSDGSAMESMIDAAVAAGCDGIGLADHCLLAGDAHGRRDRFDLVETYEQRRERIDGLREGYEIDVFDAVEFNYVPGTESQIDSFLSDAAFEYAIGSVHFVDGCDITSAATVATRSRDERRATVDAYYDAVVQLIESELFDVVGHVDLPERLEPLRGLTTDAHYRAVADALATSSTVPELNAGRARRGLGRLHPNPDALELFTDRDIAFVLGTDGHTPREVRDRVEVLRAFVRDRPSLDLALPPIGSRS